The proteins below come from a single Arthrobacter sp. zg-Y1171 genomic window:
- a CDS encoding HNH endonuclease signature motif containing protein: MFESNRDYPPPVHGVEPCFGTLAGQHCGSNGPASATPLSSRERPGPATLSEAYCGNEPSSPQVATWITELSSGRVLEEIASDTDACLISRLRVLEELKAAAAAAQVRVAAAFDASVRAAHARSGVPLEQQGRGVAAQIALARRESPARGGRILGFSKALAHEMPCTLRALSEGRLNEWRATLLVRETACLSVSDRRLVDREVAGDPAGLEGLGGGRLIGRIRKLTYRIDQEALVRRAAKAQTDRHVSCRPAPDTMTYLTGLLPVAQGVAVFAALSREADYLRARGDSRGRGQIMADTMVERITGLAQADRVPLEVQLVMTDRTLLAGSNEPAYLSGYGAVPAMWARDAVRKAATGRAGGGLAASGSAGGERSGSASTPKAGRKDPASRHEESASPDLWLRRLYTAPTSGELIAMDSKARYVPDSLARFISARDQTCRTPWCNAPIRHRDHIRPHRIGGSTNAENLQGLCEACNQAKEAPGWRARSVGSPGRHTVEITTPTGYSYQSTAPPLPGD, from the coding sequence ATGTTCGAATCAAATCGGGACTATCCGCCACCTGTTCATGGCGTTGAGCCCTGCTTCGGTACACTCGCTGGGCAGCACTGTGGCAGTAACGGTCCGGCGTCCGCGACACCACTGTCCAGCCGTGAGCGCCCTGGTCCGGCAACCCTCAGCGAGGCGTATTGCGGCAATGAACCGTCATCCCCGCAGGTCGCCACGTGGATCACCGAGCTGTCTTCCGGGCGGGTCCTGGAGGAGATCGCCTCCGATACAGATGCCTGTCTGATAAGCCGGCTGCGCGTACTGGAAGAACTCAAGGCGGCTGCTGCAGCAGCCCAGGTCCGGGTCGCCGCCGCTTTCGATGCTTCCGTCCGTGCGGCACATGCCCGCTCCGGGGTTCCCCTGGAGCAGCAGGGGAGAGGAGTAGCTGCTCAAATTGCCCTCGCCCGACGCGAATCGCCTGCCCGCGGCGGGCGGATTCTTGGCTTCTCCAAAGCGCTTGCGCATGAAATGCCGTGCACGCTCCGGGCGCTGTCCGAGGGCAGACTCAACGAATGGCGGGCCACGCTGCTGGTCCGCGAGACGGCGTGCCTTTCAGTATCCGACCGTCGTTTGGTGGACCGTGAGGTAGCTGGAGACCCCGCAGGGCTGGAGGGTTTGGGCGGCGGACGCTTGATCGGCCGGATCCGGAAACTGACCTACCGGATCGATCAGGAAGCGCTGGTCCGCCGGGCAGCCAAGGCGCAGACGGACCGCCATGTTTCCTGCCGGCCCGCACCGGACACCATGACCTACCTGACCGGCCTGCTGCCGGTGGCACAGGGAGTCGCAGTCTTTGCAGCCCTCAGCCGTGAAGCAGATTACCTTCGGGCACGGGGCGATTCACGCGGGCGCGGCCAGATCATGGCGGACACGATGGTGGAAAGAATCACTGGGCTTGCCCAAGCGGACCGGGTGCCGTTGGAGGTCCAGCTTGTTATGACCGACCGTACGCTGCTGGCGGGTTCGAACGAACCGGCCTATCTCAGCGGATACGGCGCGGTGCCAGCCATGTGGGCGCGGGACGCGGTGCGGAAAGCTGCAACTGGAAGGGCTGGTGGTGGACTGGCCGCAAGCGGCAGCGCCGGCGGTGAAAGGAGCGGCAGCGCCTCGACACCCAAAGCCGGACGTAAGGACCCCGCGAGCCGACACGAAGAATCAGCGTCACCGGATCTCTGGCTCCGCCGCCTCTATACGGCGCCGACCTCCGGAGAGCTGATCGCCATGGATTCCAAGGCGCGGTACGTCCCCGATTCCCTGGCCAGGTTCATCTCCGCGAGGGATCAAACCTGCCGGACACCGTGGTGCAACGCCCCAATACGGCACCGCGACCATATCCGTCCGCACCGCATCGGCGGGAGTACAAACGCCGAAAACCTGCAGGGCCTGTGCGAAGCCTGCAACCAGGCCAAGGAAGCACCAGGCTGGCGGGCAAGGAGTGTTGGAAGTCC